The following proteins are co-located in the Branchiostoma lanceolatum isolate klBraLanc5 chromosome 16, klBraLanc5.hap2, whole genome shotgun sequence genome:
- the LOC136421497 gene encoding receptor-interacting serine/threonine-protein kinase 2-like, producing MTKSQDLEASFKKINRYQYKVMEEQQKTREADLKAREQAMELQQLTKQVQDMQRAHLRMDQQHKEQMEKVKQEIEERHALELQGVRVTRMKNKLSVTDDDNFPVIEYERLDFPTESYLGHGGFAAVAKAHHRDWKQDVAVKRLLPQPTEGSERPLLYSEARKLNLGGRSTCIVSLLGVCLEPHFAIVMPYMENGSLAELLRDVDVPWALRWRMAHEISLGMTFLHCQNPQILHCDLKSENVLLDEDFHVKISDFGLSKWKTTSRVVTSTSPTGATITHAPPEFIIDINSVPNSKFDVYSFGVLLWEIITRRKPYENAMNSALIELAVKTGQRPDLKLVPTNVPEVGTVSQLMQTCWSQNAQDRPTFQGEHAKFFTFHVPFFNFSMLQS from the exons ATGACCAAGAGCCAAGATCTGGAGGCCAGCTTCAAGaagattaatagatatcaatacaAG GTGATGGAGGAACAACAGAAGACACGAGAGGCAGACCTAAAGGCCAGGGAACAGGCCATGGAACTGCAGCAGCTGACGAAACAGGTTCAGGACATGCAGAGAGCCCATCTGAGAATGGATCAGCAGCACAAGGAGCAGATGGAGAAG GtgaaacaagaaatcgaagagcGACATGCACTTGAGCTACAGGGAGTCCGGGTTACAAGAATGAAA AATAAGCTGAGCGTGACGGATGATGACAATTTTCCTGTCATCGAGTATGAACGGCTGGACTTTCCGACAGAGTCCTACCTCGGCCATGGAGGGTTCGCCGCCGTAGCAAAGGCTCATCATCGGGATTGGAAACAGGACGTGGCTGTCAAACGGCTGCTGCCTCAACCAACAGAAGGAAG CGAGCGACCTCTCCTATACTCTGAGGCAAGAAAGCTGAACCTTGGAGGTCGATCGACCTGCATCGTCAGTCTGCTGGGGGTCTGTCTGGAGCCACACTTCGCCATCGTGATGCCCTATATGGAGAACGGCTCCCTGGCCGAGCTGCTCCGGGATGTGGACGTGCCCTGGGCCCTGAGGTGGAGAATGGCGCACGAGATCTCCCTGGGGATGACTTTCCTGCACTGCCAGAACCCACAGATTCTCCACTGCGATCTGAAGTCAGAAAACGTGCTACTGGATGAAGACTTCCATGTGAAG ATTTCAGACTTCGGCCTGTCGAAATGGAAAACTACGTCACGCGTTGTCACTTCAACGAGTCCAACCGGTGCGACAATCACGCATGCTCCACCAGAGTTCATCATAGATATCAACAGCGTTCCCAACAGCAAGTTTGATGTGTACAG CTTTGGTGTGCTGCTGTGGGAAATCATCACGAGACGAAAGCCATATGAAA ATGCAATGAATTCAGCACTCATCGAGCTTGCTGTGAAAACAGGACAACGGCCTGACCTGAAGTTGGTCCCCACAAATGTGCCAGAGGTGGGCACAGTCAGTCAGCTGATGCAGACATGCTGGAGTCAGAACGCACAGGACAGGCCGACATTCCAGGGTGAGCATGCTAAATTTTTCACATTCcatgttcctttttttaatttttcaatgtTGCAAAGTTGA
- the LOC136421498 gene encoding guanylate-binding protein 6-like, whose protein sequence is MREEGKVLSCDPDAFEESASDKVGRAILTFFPSVECATLERPSRDPEVMNNIAKRTDSLNPEFNKGVEELTKTLLLKSRAKRGYYSGSTVSGEALSIMTQQYVEAVNDPKAIPALDNTWQNTVEVMRRKVIDEIAMEYIKQMQAKIAGASGNGQVPIEEMAKDGKNQPAQPTLMDLHNELFKVLTDKLLTKVGHFCTSSQTQRYDESDDVVDQMQNRLVRRDERIVDYVAEDGKTYQQKGFVVNGGELFHFIQQNREHSKVFCQQVYERLFDPIR, encoded by the exons ATGAGAGAGGAAGGGAAG GTCCTTAGTTGTGACCCTGATGCGTTTGAAGAGTCAGCCAGTGACAAAGTAGGACGAGCCATCCTCACGTTCTTCCCATCTGTGGAGTGTGCCACCTTGGAGAGGCCCTCTCGGGACCCGGAGGTGATGAACAACATCGCTAAGCGCACGGACAGCCTGAACCCAGAATTCAACAAGGGTGTAGAGGAGCTGACAAAAACGCTGTTGTTGAAGTCACGTGCAAAGAGAGGCTACTACAGCGGCTCGACTGTTAGTG GTGAGGCCCTCAGCATCATGACCCAACAGTATGTGGAAGCGGTCAATGATCCTAAGGCCATCCCTGCCCTGGACAACACCTGGCAGAACACAGTAGAGGTCATGCGGAGAAAGGTCATTGATGAAATAGCCATGGAGTACATAAAGCAGATGCAG GCAAAGATCGCTGGAGCGAGCGGAAATGGACAAGTTCCAATAGAGGAGATGGCAAAAGATGGAAA AAACCAACCCGCCCAGCCTACCCTCATGGATTTACACAACGAGTTGTTCAAGGTACTCACAGACAAGCTTCTGACGAAGGTCGGCCATTTTTGTACCAGCTCACAGACTCAGAGATATGACGAGAGCGACGATGTGGTGGATCAAATGCAAAATCGCTTGG TTCGAAGAGACGAGCGCATAGTCGACTATGTGGCAGAAGACGGCAAAACCTATCAGCAGAAAGGGTTTGTCGTTAATGGCGGGGAGCTTTTCCACTTCATCCAGCAGAACAGAGAACACTCAAAGGTCTTCTGTCAACAGGTTTATGAACGCTTGTTTGACCCAATAAGGTAA